One window of the Opisthocomus hoazin isolate bOpiHoa1 chromosome 12, bOpiHoa1.hap1, whole genome shotgun sequence genome contains the following:
- the CHST8 gene encoding carbohydrate sulfotransferase 8 has protein sequence MRLTCMFSFILLFGAAGLVVFIHLQDPEEIVHQQTPGIKYNMGFQQPKKDCVFSNNQDRRLRKNTADGVATVKQSDSLHPSENVPAKLQSADRKQSSIMFAMKDQQKGEEINSIRLHKRRRRFIIKKSPILISMNSSILNLPTLKSEDRNNNKWKSLYQIQRERKRVMRETCSKYKSNNRRIITPYHVSRIFVEDKYRVLYCEVPKAGCSNWKRVLMVLNGLASSTKDIQHNTVHYGNYLKRLDGFDHKGIYHRLNTYTKMLFIREPFEKLVSAFRDKFEHPNNYYHPVFGKAIISRYRVNATKEALRTGSGVQFKEFIQYLLDVHRPVGMDIHWDHVNRLCSPCLIDYDFVGKFESMEEDANFFLHLIGAPQNLTFPKFKDRHSNEERTTTKITQQYFAQLSPSQRQRSYDFYYMDYLMFNYSKPFEDLY, from the exons GGATAAAATATAACATGGGATTCCAGCAACCaaaaaaa gACTGTGTTTTCAGCAATAACCAGGATAGAAGATTAAGAAAAAATACTGCAGACGGAGTAGCAACGGTAAAGCAGAGCGATTCATTACACCCATCTGAAAATGTGCCTGCTAAGCTTCAAAGCgcagacagaaagcaaagcagcatcATGTTTGCGATGAAAGATCAACAGAAGGGTGAAGAAATTAATTCCATCAGACTCCATAAACGGAGAAGGAGATTTATAATTAAAAAGAGCCCAATTCTGATCTCCATGAACAGCTCCATTCTCAACCTGCCCACCCTTAAATCTGAGGACAGAAACAACAACAAGTGGAAAAGTCTCTATCAGatccaaagagaaagaaagcgGGTTATGAGGGAAACTTGTTCTAAATACAAGAGTAATAATAGAAGAATAATCACTCCTTATCATGTTTCTAGAATATTTGTAGAAGATAAATATAGAGTTTTATACTGTGAAGTACCAAAAGCCGGCTGCTCTAACTGGAAACGAGTGCTCATGGTTCTTAACGGGCTGGCTTCTTCCACAAAAGATATCCAGCACAACACAGTGCACTATGGAAACTACTTAAAAAGGCTGGATGGGTTCGATCACAAAGGAATTTATCACAGGCTCAACACTTACACGAAGATGCTTTTTATTCGGGAACCTTTTGAAAAGCTGGTATCTGCATTTCGCGACAAGTTTGAACACCCAAACAATTACTACCACCCGGTTTTTGGGAAAGCCATCATTTCCAGGTACCGTGTGAATGCCACCAAAGAAGCGTTAAGGACAGGCTCTGGAGTCCAATTTAAAGAGTTCATTCAATACCTCCTGGACGTACACAGGCCAGTGGGTATGGACATCCACTGGGATCACGTCAATAGGCTTTGCAGCCCATGTTTAATAGACTACGACTTTGTTGGGAAATTCGAAAGTATGGAAGAAGATGCAAACTTTTTCCTGCACTTAATTGGTGCCCCACAAAACTTAACTTTCCCCAAGTTTAAAGACAGGCACTCCAATGAAGAAAGAACTACCACTAAAATCACACAGCAGTATTTTGCACAGCTTTCTCCTTCTCAACGACAACGGAGCTATGACTTTTACTATATGGATTATTTGATGTTTAACTACTCAAAACCTTTTGAAGATTTATATTGA